One stretch of Streptomyces sp. R21 DNA includes these proteins:
- a CDS encoding S8 family serine peptidase, which yields MCAALGALAVLSSVLAPNAVAYDAQSKQWYLEAMTADQMWKVSTGKGVKVAVIDSGVNPATPSLNGQVLVDEGAGAVGYHSTKDFAGHGTTMAELIAGTGAGGGLKGLAPGAKIVSYRIALQGLKDKAEIKKAPTLAQVIKAAADSDAKIINMSIGSPGDDPGEQAAIKYAQSKGKLMFAATGNDAERHNLIGYPASYPYVVGVAAADESGMVGKFSDYGYEVDLAAPGLNVPVWCDATFRSYCDGQGTSAATAITSASAALIWSAHPNWTANQVLRSLIDTAGRDWPKKTPSKYLGYGLVRPRKVLENSDYNPGAANADPLSKENAVGVSPSPSASTSNSSQPSKATSGGQTSATGPSSKSSDGNTMWVVLGAAAAVVVIGGGAFTVVRSRRSV from the coding sequence GTGTGCGCCGCACTCGGCGCATTGGCTGTCTTGTCTTCGGTGTTGGCTCCAAACGCGGTGGCCTATGACGCCCAGTCGAAGCAGTGGTACCTGGAGGCGATGACGGCCGACCAGATGTGGAAGGTGAGTACCGGCAAGGGCGTGAAGGTGGCCGTCATCGACTCGGGCGTCAACCCTGCGACCCCCTCTCTGAATGGGCAGGTCCTCGTCGACGAGGGTGCGGGAGCTGTTGGATACCACTCCACCAAGGACTTCGCTGGCCATGGAACAACCATGGCGGAGCTGATCGCTGGTACGGGTGCCGGCGGTGGCCTGAAGGGCCTTGCGCCGGGGGCGAAGATCGTGTCCTACCGGATCGCGCTCCAAGGTCTGAAGGACAAGGCTGAGATAAAGAAAGCTCCGACCTTGGCGCAGGTAATCAAGGCTGCTGCCGACAGTGATGCCAAGATCATCAATATGTCCATCGGAAGCCCCGGTGACGATCCGGGTGAGCAGGCGGCAATCAAGTACGCGCAATCCAAAGGTAAATTGATGTTCGCCGCCACGGGTAATGACGCGGAGAGGCATAACCTCATCGGATATCCAGCCTCTTACCCTTATGTCGTCGGGGTTGCTGCTGCGGACGAGTCCGGAATGGTCGGAAAGTTCTCGGATTACGGTTACGAGGTTGATCTGGCGGCGCCGGGCCTTAATGTCCCCGTCTGGTGCGACGCGACGTTCCGCTCGTACTGCGACGGACAGGGAACAAGCGCGGCCACGGCCATCACCTCCGCCTCCGCCGCCCTGATCTGGTCCGCCCACCCCAACTGGACAGCCAACCAGGTCCTTCGCAGCCTGATTGACACGGCAGGGCGTGACTGGCCGAAGAAGACGCCCAGCAAGTACCTCGGGTACGGACTCGTCCGCCCACGCAAGGTGCTGGAGAACAGCGACTACAACCCCGGCGCGGCCAACGCCGATCCCCTCAGCAAGGAAAACGCGGTGGGCGTGTCACCCTCGCCCTCCGCTTCGACGTCGAACTCGTCGCAACCTTCGAAAGCCACTTCAGGCGGCCAGACTTCGGCGACAGGACCAAGCTCGAAGTCGTCCGACGGCAACACGATGTGGGTGGTTCTCGGAGCCGCAGCGGCTGTGGTGGTGATCGGAGGCGGCGCCTTCACGGTGGTTCGTTCACGGCGAAGCGTATGA
- a CDS encoding WXG100 family type VII secretion target: MRKKTKRQFTKGSASMADGRKLDSDGVVLLEKGIVHRYETIKSLLARLQGTIDMLENNWTGLGAGAFNKKQTEINEHVVKIGRMLEKVLEGVHLNRTDKEKLEDEIHAKINQIQVEDLGGKCSVFNSF; this comes from the coding sequence GTGCGCAAGAAGACGAAACGGCAGTTTACGAAAGGGAGTGCAAGCATGGCGGACGGCCGGAAGCTTGATAGCGATGGCGTAGTTCTACTGGAGAAAGGGATCGTCCATAGGTACGAGACGATCAAAAGTCTCCTTGCCCGCCTCCAGGGAACGATCGACATGCTCGAGAACAACTGGACGGGCCTGGGCGCGGGGGCGTTCAACAAGAAGCAGACGGAAATCAATGAGCATGTGGTGAAGATCGGCCGCATGCTTGAGAAGGTCCTTGAGGGCGTGCACCTTAACCGCACGGACAAGGAAAAGCTCGAGGACGAAATCCACGCGAAGATCAACCAGATCCAGGTTGAGGACCTGGGTGGCAAGTGCTCGGTTTTCAACAGCTTCTGA
- a CDS encoding WXG100 family type VII secretion target: MANGYDKDLSLKYGALDAITTEIGELAKQFEENLKALEADVEKIADGWGGEAHEAFTRQHKEWDTHANGIHQALIAIGHKIHEAGGDYRGGDLKGASYFQ, from the coding sequence ATGGCGAACGGCTACGACAAGGATCTCAGCCTCAAGTACGGCGCCCTGGACGCAATCACCACCGAAATCGGTGAACTGGCCAAGCAGTTCGAGGAAAACCTCAAGGCTCTTGAGGCCGATGTCGAGAAGATCGCCGATGGCTGGGGCGGCGAAGCACATGAGGCCTTCACGAGGCAACACAAGGAGTGGGACACCCACGCCAACGGCATCCACCAGGCGCTCATCGCCATCGGCCACAAGATTCACGAGGCCGGCGGTGACTACCGAGGCGGGGACCTGAAGGGCGCCAGCTACTTCCAGTGA
- a CDS encoding alpha/beta hydrolase yields the protein MDYTTLKALKISEFSDAADGYRATGDMASAAKDRIENQITASMTKSLKGESVDAALEQLRALADNFHYAQVECGLVSTALNGFAYDLEAAKKKLDSAVADAHAEKLTINADGSVNYPPGGAKTDGKLPDGGTVTGLTDTTASAMGRQAADFDPNPNHRRAQEYADRIADALQEATEADEKWAPKLRVLKADDDLTVSDRDWADASSDTKGVQAAGKEYLDSLPQPPKDGDPKANAEWWKGLDAEQQAAWISIRPDSVGALDGVPSTVRDEANRMLLAEAHGVAQGEYGTWLKTHPEPSPRFQPYIDPTTGIVMKGVNVETPQWKKWDEARKKAHKSLDGMDAIRTRFDATGTNGLPEAYLLGFSAEADGRAIVANGNPDIADHQAVYVPGTTSELGSVGGDIDRMVRLWHTANDEADGKSVSTITWLGYDAPDSVVKDAPFEHYAYDGAPAFNQFLDGLEVSHSSESEPHRTVIGHSYGTTLVGAAAQTGHLNADDVIFAGSPGVEVSGADEMDVPKGHVWNEEADGDPVPDIGRWGLGGDGFIIPSDQEFGANQMTTDTDGHSGYWDGSSTSLKNQALVVVGKGADAALKPPPDPWAHVK from the coding sequence ATGGATTACACGACGCTGAAGGCCCTCAAGATATCCGAGTTCTCGGACGCGGCGGACGGGTACCGCGCCACAGGTGACATGGCGAGCGCGGCCAAGGATCGCATCGAGAACCAGATCACTGCGTCCATGACGAAGTCCCTGAAGGGCGAATCCGTAGACGCGGCACTTGAACAACTGCGAGCGCTCGCAGACAACTTCCACTACGCGCAGGTCGAGTGTGGACTGGTCAGCACCGCGCTCAATGGGTTCGCGTATGACCTGGAAGCGGCCAAGAAGAAGCTGGACTCGGCGGTCGCGGACGCCCACGCCGAGAAGCTCACCATAAACGCCGACGGCTCGGTCAACTACCCGCCGGGCGGAGCGAAGACCGACGGTAAGCTCCCCGATGGTGGCACCGTGACTGGCCTGACGGACACGACGGCTTCCGCGATGGGCCGTCAGGCGGCCGACTTCGACCCTAACCCGAACCACCGTCGTGCGCAGGAGTATGCCGACCGCATCGCCGACGCCCTCCAAGAGGCCACGGAGGCCGACGAGAAGTGGGCGCCGAAGCTTCGGGTGTTGAAGGCCGACGATGACCTGACAGTCAGTGACCGGGATTGGGCAGATGCATCCTCGGACACGAAGGGTGTGCAAGCGGCAGGCAAGGAGTATCTCGACTCGCTGCCACAGCCACCGAAGGACGGTGATCCGAAGGCCAACGCGGAGTGGTGGAAGGGGCTCGACGCGGAACAGCAAGCAGCGTGGATCTCCATACGGCCCGATTCCGTGGGTGCGCTCGACGGAGTGCCTTCCACGGTCCGGGACGAGGCGAACCGCATGCTGCTCGCCGAGGCCCATGGTGTTGCGCAAGGCGAGTACGGCACCTGGCTGAAGACGCACCCGGAACCGTCGCCGCGTTTCCAGCCCTACATCGACCCCACGACAGGGATCGTGATGAAGGGCGTCAATGTGGAAACACCACAGTGGAAGAAATGGGATGAGGCGCGGAAGAAGGCTCATAAGTCTCTCGATGGCATGGATGCAATCCGCACGCGATTTGATGCGACCGGTACGAACGGATTGCCCGAGGCGTACTTGCTGGGATTCAGCGCTGAAGCGGACGGCCGCGCGATCGTTGCCAACGGGAACCCCGATATCGCGGATCACCAGGCGGTCTATGTTCCAGGTACGACGTCAGAGCTAGGAAGCGTTGGCGGCGACATCGATCGGATGGTCAGGCTCTGGCACACAGCCAATGACGAAGCCGATGGAAAGTCCGTTTCCACAATCACCTGGCTCGGCTACGACGCACCTGACAGCGTCGTCAAGGACGCGCCGTTCGAGCACTACGCATACGACGGTGCGCCGGCTTTCAATCAGTTCCTGGACGGCCTTGAGGTATCGCATTCGAGCGAATCGGAGCCACACCGTACTGTGATTGGCCACTCTTACGGAACGACCCTTGTCGGCGCTGCGGCCCAGACAGGGCATCTCAACGCCGACGACGTCATCTTCGCGGGCAGTCCCGGTGTCGAGGTGTCCGGTGCTGATGAAATGGACGTTCCGAAGGGACATGTGTGGAACGAGGAGGCCGACGGCGATCCGGTTCCAGACATCGGCCGCTGGGGCCTCGGCGGCGATGGCTTCATCATTCCCAGCGATCAGGAATTCGGCGCCAACCAGATGACCACGGACACCGACGGGCATAGCGGCTACTGGGATGGGAGCTCTACGAGCCTGAAGAATCAGGCGCTGGTCGTGGTCGGGAAGGGCGCTGATGCGGCGCTGAAGCCGCCGCCCGACCCATGGGCACATGTGAAATAG